From one Neovison vison isolate M4711 chromosome 1, ASM_NN_V1, whole genome shotgun sequence genomic stretch:
- the LOC122914954 gene encoding LOW QUALITY PROTEIN: olfactory receptor 2W1-like (The sequence of the model RefSeq protein was modified relative to this genomic sequence to represent the inferred CDS: deleted 1 base in 1 codon), whose translation MDQNNYTSLHSFVLLGFSDHPKLEMVLSGVVTIFYFITWVGNTAIILASLLDPHLQTPMYFFLRNLSFLDLCFTTSIVPQMLVNLWGPHKTISYVGCVTQLYVYMWLGSSECLLLAVMSYDRFIAICKPLHYLVIMNPHFCLKMVITVWSISLANSVVLCTLTLNLPRCGNNLLDHFLCELPAMVKIACIDTTTVEMSVFALGIVIVLTPLSLILISYGYIAKAVLTIKSKASQQKAINTCGSHLTVVSIFYGTIIYMYLQPGNSASQDQGKFLTLFYTIITPSLNPLVYTLRNKDMKNALRKLVRVDMNLQN comes from the exons ATGGACCAAAACAATTACACTTCTCTACACAGTTTTGTTCTGCTTGGTTTCTCTGACCATCCCAAACTGGAGATGGTCCTATCAGGAGTTGTGACTATCTTCTACTTCATTACATGGGTGGGTAACACAGCCATCATCCTTGCATCTCTGCTGGATCCCCATCTTCAAACTccaatgtattttttccttaggaATTTATCTTTCCTGGATCTGTGCTTCACAACTAGCATCGTTCCTCAAATGCTGGTTAACTTGTGGGGACCTCACAAGACCATCAGCTATGTGGGCTGTGTCACTCAACTCTATGTTTATATGTGGTTGGGGTCCTCTGAGTGTCTCCTCCTCGCTGTTATGTCCTATGATCGTTTCATAGCTATCTGTAAGCCCTTGCATTACTTGGTAATCATGAATCCACATTTCTGTCTCAAGATGGTAATCACAGTCTGGAGCATTAGTTTGGCCAACTCTGTAGTCTTATGTACACTCACCCTGAATTTACCTCGATGTGGAAACAATCTTCTGGATCATTTCTTGTGTGAGTTGCCAGCTATGGTCAAAATAGCTTGTATAGACACCACAACAGTTGAAATGTCTGTTTTTGCTTTAGGCATTGTCATTGTCCTTACACCCCTCAGCCTTATTCTTATATCCTATGGCTACATTGCCAAAGCTGTGCTCACAATAAAGTCAAAAGCAAGCCAACAGAAAGCAATTAATACCTGTGGATCTCATCTCACTGTTGTGTCCATCTTCTATGGAACTATTATCTACATGTACTTACAGCCAGGTAACAGTGCCTCCCAAGACCAGGGCAAGTTCCTCACCCTTTTTTACACAATCATCACTCCAAGTCTCAACCCTCTTGTTTATACCCTGCGGAATAAGGACATGAAGAATGCACTGAGGAAACTCGTGAGAGTTGAC ATGAATCTACAAAATTGA